The DNA segment GGCAAACTGTGCCGCGATTACCGACCGCTGTTCACAGATCGACAGCCGGTCCGATGAGGTCCTCAAGGCCTATCACGAAAAACTGCAAAAACGCGTTGAAGAGCTTCTCAGCGGATCGAACTTCAAGCTGGATGAGGAAATGATCGCACGCGAAGTCGCGATCTTCGCCGAACGATCCGACATTGCCGAAGAACTGACCCGCCTGGACTCGCACATTAAGCAGTTCGAAAAATGCTGCAAAGAGGTAGAACACTGCGGCCGCCGCCTGGACTTTCTCAGCCAGGAGATGCTCCGCGAGGCAAACACCATCGCAAGCAAGGCCAGTGACGCACAGGTAAGTCAGCTCGTCGTAGATATAAAGTGCATGATCGACAGGATCAAAGAGCAGGTTCAGAACGTGGAGTAAAGCCGATATGCCCGAAAATGCGAACAAAAAAGGCAATCTTGTAGTAATAAGCGGGCCAAGCGGCGTGGGTAAAAGCACCATCTGCAAAGAGATCGTCGACCGCACCGATGCGTTCCTGAGCGTCTCGGCCACGACTCGCTCCCGCGGTGAAGGCGAAGTCGAAGGCAAAAACTACTACTTCCTCAGCCGCAGTGAATTCGAAAAGAAAATCCAGGCAGGCGAGTTCCTCGAATACGCCGAGGTCTTCGGAAACCTCTACGGCACACCGTGGGGACCTGTCGAAAAAGCACTCGATGAAGGCAAAACGGTCCTTCTCGAGATAGACGTCCAGGGCGGACAGAAAGCAAAAAAGCTTTTCAAGGATGCTATCATGGTATTCATCCTGCCGCCCAAAGAAAGCGAACTGGAAAAAAGAATGCACGGCAGGGCTCGCGGCGAGGACCGCACCTCAGCCGAAAAACGACTCCAAAGTGCCGGCAACGAAATCGCCCAGGCATGGCAGAGCTACGACCATATGGTAATTAATGACGATCTCGAAGAAGCTGTTACCGAGATCATATCGATCATAGAAGGCAAGTCCGGAGAATAACAATGCTCGAAAATCTTAAAAGCTCAGACCTTATAAAGAAAGTTGGCGGCCGTTTCAAACTCAGCTCCCTCATCCAGAAACGCATGAAGGAACTGATGGAAGGCTCGCGTCCGCTCATCGACAACCCAGAAGGCATGACCGCTATGGAGATCGCCGTCGAAGAGATCAAGCAGGACAAGATCGCGATCGACTGGGGCGAAGAAGAAGAGGAAACCACCGAATTCAAACTCTGATCGGGATTGCGGAACGATGACCGAAGGCGGTTTAAACGGCATTAATGTTCTTCTCGGCGTCAGCGGCGGAATCGCTGCTTACAAGGCGGCTGACCTGGCGAGCAAGCTTACCAAAGCTCGCGCAAGCGTCACCACCGTTATGACCGAGAATGCCTGCCGCCTCGTTCGGCCAAAAACCTTCGAGGCCGTCACCGCAAACCCCGTATTCACGAGCATGTGGACCGGTCCGGAAGAATACCGCATCGGCCACATCGATCTGGCCGACCGCTCGGACCTGGTCATCATTGCACCGGCAACAGCGAACATCATCGCCAAGGCCGCCCACGGCATCAGCGACGATCTGCTCTCCACGACCATCTGCGTCTGCTGGGAGAAGCCGACCCTTCTCGCACCGGCCATGAACACCCGCATGTGGGAAAACCCGATCACCCAGCAGAACGTCCAAACACTCAAGGACAAGCTCAACTTCCGGCTCGTCGGCCCGGCAACCGGTTCACTCGCCTGCAAGACCGAAGGCGTGGGCCGAATGTCCGAACCGGCCGACATCCTTCACGCCGCATGCGAACTCGCAAAAACGATCCGATCATGAACATTACGATCACAGCAGGGGGCACACGCGAATATATCGACCCCGTCCGCTTCATCTCCAACGCATCCAGCGGACGCATGGGCTACGCACTCGCCGCCGCCGCTCGCGATGCGGGCCACAGCGTCACGCTCATCACCGCACCGACCGCGCTGCAGCCGCCCGACGATGTAACGGTCATAAACGTCACCACCTCCGAAGACATGTTCACCGCCGTCCGCAGCGCCTTCCCCGCCACCGACTGCCTCATCATGGCCGCCGCCGTCTCCGACTACCGACCCGCAAAGACCTCGTCCACCAAGATCAAAAAATCCGACGCCGAACTCACCATCCGCCTCGAACCCACTACCGACATCCTCCGCTGGGCGGGCCAAAACAAAACCACCCAGCTCATCGTCGGCTTCGCCCTCGAGGACACGGATCTGGAAACCCGAGCCGAGAAAAAACTCCGCGACAAAAACGCAGACATGATAATCGCCAACGCCCCCTCCGCAATCTCCGCCGACGAATCCGCCCTGAAAATAAAAACCCCCAACACCCCCTGGCAAACACTCCCCCCAGCCCCAAAACAAACAAACGCCAAAAAAATAATCACCGAAATCGAAAAACTGTACACATAAACAAAATGAGCAAAGCTACGCAAGGCCAGTTCCAGTAACGCTGTCCTGTTCGCCAAGCTTTGTATATTTGATGCGGAAATCTTTTGTATTGCGCCACTCAAGTTGACGACCCAGGCCAATCTTAGAAAGCAGTTCCTCAAGCGAAATACCTTGTCCACTCCTAGCTATCAAACCCAGGATCCTGAAAACAATAGAGTCGCCCGAACAGATTAGAAAGTGCTCTTTAGAGCTGCATAAATATGTCAAAGATTCAACCTCGCCCGGATCCAGTCTTTCAAAGTAGTCACCTAGAAATCGGGACTTGAATTGAATGACTGAATCTAGGGGTACATCGACCTGCTTAAATGACGATTCATTAAGATCGATGTAGTGTCTTTCCCCCGCTTCATCTTCCCAGAAATCAACCTCATCCTCTGCTACCGTACTTGTTATCGTGATATCGCATCGCTCAGCGACCTTTTCCCAAAGGCCCATTAGGTGCAAGTCAATTATCACGCTTGCATCAAAAATTAGTAACCGGCATTTCGGCATAGTCGATGCTTTCATTCGAGAGATAATCTTTTGCTGCCGACCTGCTTATCTGCATAAACCTGGCGAACTTGCCGATTGATATCTGACCATCCAGCAAAGCGCCGATTGCTAATGCCTTATACCGCTCAGGGAACAGTTCCGGCTTTTCGCCCTTATCTCTGGCTCTTTTTTGAACCAGGTTTTTCGAACGTTCAATCCAGGACTTCGTTTCATCGAGATCGAAGTTGTAAACATAATGCAGTCGCCAGATAAGAGATTCCAATGTGACGTCAAACTCTCTAGCGATCATTTCAAGTCGATTGAACGAAACTTTGCCACTGTCATCTGTGGCTTTGTTTACCGCAGCCTTTACAGTCTCTTCGGGCATCAGAAGATTGCCAGCAAAGCAGGTCGCGTACTTCTCTTCCTGATCCGTCAAAACCAACTGTTCACTGGAATGACCAAAATGTTCCCAAGTCAGAATATGAAACAATTCGTGAGCAATATCATGATTACGTCGCCATCTTGGACAGTTACAATTAAGGGCAATGGCGGGACCGAATTCTTCGCTTACGGTACATGCAGCGATGCCCGCATCCTCTAAATCCAGGTGGAAAATTTTAACGCCATATACTTCCTGCAAAATCGAAAAAAGGGTCTGACCTGGACGGTTTCCAAGGCCCATCAGTGAGCGTGTCTCCGCTGCCAGGTCGGCGACTTCCTGATAATGGAACCTTCTTGCCGATATTTCAGGGTAGGGAAGTTTTTTTTCAACTTTGCTGTTAGTCCACATTTCAAGTTGATGGTATTGCCGACAGTAAGTCAAGAATTCTTGCTGTATGTCTCGCTTGTTTTGTGGCTCATTCCGCCATAATACCCTTAACTCCGGCTCTATTTGCGCCGAAAACAAACTATCAAGCGTTACTCCGTAGACATCAGCAAGTTTTGCCAGTATCCCCAAACGTGGTTCACTACGGCCATTCTCGTATTCGCTAAGTCGTGAATCGTCTATTCCTGTGCGATCTGTGACCTGCTTTTGCGTAAGGCCAGAACTGATTCTTAAATGTTTGAGTTTTTCAGCAATATTTGGCATGGCTTTTCCTCCGACAAGAATATTTATACAAATTATCGGCTCAATATGCAAATAAATTCTGCTATATACGCAAATTATACGAAAAATCCCGTGGAGTGTTCCAATTACTTGCCAATTACTAAGGAGTGCGGCACAATTTCTAGATAGCACATATCGCCGATACAAGCGTGTCGTTCCCCAGTTTCCGCGTGTTCACATCCTTCAGCCGCAGCATGTCTGCGCTTTTTGTTACAGCCTTTGATATGTCTGCTGTGCCGGTGCGGCCGAGGATTTTTGGTGCTATGTAGATGTTCAGTTCGTTTGCCAGTTGTGCCTTCAAGAACGCCGCGTGGACCGTCGGGCCGCCCTCGACCAGCATCTGGGACATGCCCAGCTTGCCGAGCAGCTTCAGCACCGCCCCCAGGTCGCATTTGCCGTCCGCATCCGCCGTGACCTTCGCTACCTTCGCATGTGTTGCCTCCAGTTCGGCCAGCTTATCTGCCTTCTCCTTCGCCGCCTGTTCCGTGGTAATGATGATCGTTTCGTTATCGGCTGGCCTGAGCAGCTTGCTCTTCAACGGCGTACGCAATGACGAGTCCAGCACAACCCTGGCCGGATACCGTTCCAGCGCGGGCCGAGCCGTAAGCTCCGGATCGTCCGTTATCACCGTCCCCACTCCCACCAGCACCGCCTGACACCGTCGGCGCGTTTTATGCACATCCTTCCGTGACTGCGCATTCGTGATCCACTGCCCATGCGCCGCAGAATCGCGAAACGCACACTTGCCGTCGATCGACTGCGCCCACTTGCATATCACCCAAGGCCGCCCCGTCATGTGATAATGAAAGAACCACCAGTTCAGCGCCATCGCCTCATCCGCCAGCACACCCGTCGTCACTGACACCCCCGCCGATCGCAACGCCTTTATCCCGTTACCCGCCACATGCGGCGCATTGTCACGCACCGCAACCACCACTCGCGACACACCCGCCTCGATCAGTGCATCCGTACAAGGCGGTGTCTTGCCGTGATGACAGCAAGGCTCAAGCGTCACATACGCAGTCGCGCGTCGCACCGAGTTCTTCTTCGCATCCGCATCACTGAGAGCCTCCACCTCCGCGTGCGGCCCGCCGAACGCTTTGTGATATCCCCGGCCGATCACCTGCCCATGCTTGACAAGCACACATCCAACCGCCGGGTTAGGCTCGACCGAGCCAATACCGTTGCGTGCCAGATCCAGCGCCATCCGCATGAACCGGCTGTCTGCAGTCGTATGCTCGTCCTTATTATGTTCGTGTTTTGACATCCCGTATCTTTCCCATCGCACGTATCAGTCCAGCTCAATATCCGCCATCTCCGCGAATTCTCCCTCGCTGATCACGGACACACCAAGCTGCTGCGCCTTGTCATATTTGCTCCCCGGATTGTCGCCCGCAACCAGGTAGTCCGTATTCTTCGAAACCGACGACGACGCCTTCCCGCCGTTGTTCTTTATCGTCCGCTTTATATCGTCCCGCTTGAAGTGCGACAGCGTACCCGTCACCACAAACGTCTTGCCCTCCAGCTTGTTCGACTTCTTCTTAGGCCCCTTCGGCTTCACGCCTTCATCCAGCAGCTCGCGAATAACCTTGCGGTTCCCCTCGTCATGAAAATAGTCGTACACCGAATCCGCGATCACCGGCCCGATCTGATCTATCGCCTCCAGGTCCTCTCGCTTGATGTCCATTAGATTCTCGATCGACCCGAAATGATCCGCAAGAATTTCGGCGTTCTGCGTCCCTATGTTCGGAATACCCAACGCGGTAATAAACCGAAACAAAGGCCGCTCCTTCGACTCCTCGATACTGTCCAGCAGCCGCTCGATACTCTTGGCCCCCATCCGATCCAGCCGACCCAGCTTGAAATGGTCCAGCCGATAAATGTCTGCAAAATTCTCGATCAGCCGCTTGTCCAGGAGCTGGTCGATTATCTTCGGCCCCAGATGCTCTATATCCATCTGCGACCGCCCGACGAAATGTATAAATTCCTCACGCACCTTCGCCGGACACGATCCGTTCGGACAAACATACGTATGCGTCTGCTCGCCCTTCGCCGCCCGATCCTCTTCGGACCCGGACCGCTTCCGTTCGATCACCTTCACCTCCGTACCGCAGATCGGACACTCCTTCGGCGGCTTCACCTTTTCCGACCGCCCCTTCCGATCCGCGTTCGTCACCTCCACCACCTGCGGTATTATCTCGCCGGCCTTCTCGATCAGCACCTTGTCCCCCTCGCGCACATCCAGCCGCCGCACCTCGTCAAAATTATGCAGCGACGCCCGCGAAACCGTCGTCCCCGAAACATGCACCGGCTCCAGATGCGCCACCGGCGTCAGCGTGCCAGTCTTACCCACCTGCGTCTGCACCGACTTCACCGTGGTCTCCTTCCGCTCGGCCGGGAACTTGTACGCGATACACCACCGCGGCGCACGACCGGTCGCCCCAAGCCGATCCTGCTGATCGTACGAGTCCACCTTTATCACCATTCCGTCGATCTGATAATCCAGGTCAGTCTTTTTATCCGCCCACTTCTGCAGGAAATCTATCACGTCGTCGATATTGCCCACCCGCTTGGTACGCGGATCCACCGGCAGGCCGAAAGACTCGAGCTTCTTCAACGCCTCGTAATGCGTATCCGCCAACTCCGTAGACGTCTCACCGACAGAATACGCGAAGAACGCCAGGTTCCGCTTTGCCACCACCGACGGATCCAGCGTCTTGAGCGAACCGGCCGTAGCGTTCCGCGGATTCGCGAACGGAGGCTGTCCCTGCTCGTCGCGATACTCATTCAGTGCGGCAAACGACTTCTTCGGCATATACACCTCGCCGCGAACTTCCAGCACATCCGGTATATCATCGCTGTCGCTGAGCTTGAGCGGTATCGCGTGGATCGTCTTGACATTGCTCGTCACATCGTCGCCGGTCACGCCGTCGCCCCGCGTTGCGCCTCGCACCAGCATCCGATCCTCGTACCGCAGGCTCATCGCGACCCCGTCGATCTTCAGCTCGATCACATACGTATAGTCATCCGTCTCCAGCGCCTTTGCGACCCGCTTGTCGAAATTCCGCAGCTCGCCCTCATTATACGTGTTGTCGATACTCAGCATCGGCACCGAATGCCGCACATTGTCAAATCCTTCCACCGGCTCCCCGCCTACCCTCTGCGTGGGTGAATCCGGTGTGATCAGATCCGGCTGCTCCTCTTCCAGCTTCTGCAATTTATGAAACAGCTTGTCGTATTCCTGGTCGGATATCTCCGGGCTGTTCTCCACGTAGTAAAGCCGATCGTGATGACGTATCTCGTCCCGCAGCTTTTCGATCTTCTTTTTGACGTCCTCAGCCATGCTGCTTGCTCCCTTTTTCGCATTGCCATGGTGTTTTTCGGTTTTTTCTGGTCTTCACGGCAGCACTGTGCCGACCCTGTATTCTAACGCCGCAACTGCGTTTTATCCAGAGTCTTATGTGACAGATCGCGCACAGCGGGTTTGCGAGGCGGTAAA comes from the Anaerohalosphaera lusitana genome and includes:
- the gmk gene encoding guanylate kinase codes for the protein MPENANKKGNLVVISGPSGVGKSTICKEIVDRTDAFLSVSATTRSRGEGEVEGKNYYFLSRSEFEKKIQAGEFLEYAEVFGNLYGTPWGPVEKALDEGKTVLLEIDVQGGQKAKKLFKDAIMVFILPPKESELEKRMHGRARGEDRTSAEKRLQSAGNEIAQAWQSYDHMVINDDLEEAVTEIISIIEGKSGE
- a CDS encoding DNA-directed RNA polymerase subunit omega — its product is MLENLKSSDLIKKVGGRFKLSSLIQKRMKELMEGSRPLIDNPEGMTAMEIAVEEIKQDKIAIDWGEEEEETTEFKL
- a CDS encoding flavoprotein, which produces MTEGGLNGINVLLGVSGGIAAYKAADLASKLTKARASVTTVMTENACRLVRPKTFEAVTANPVFTSMWTGPEEYRIGHIDLADRSDLVIIAPATANIIAKAAHGISDDLLSTTICVCWEKPTLLAPAMNTRMWENPITQQNVQTLKDKLNFRLVGPATGSLACKTEGVGRMSEPADILHAACELAKTIRS
- a CDS encoding phosphopantothenoylcysteine decarboxylase, which codes for MNITITAGGTREYIDPVRFISNASSGRMGYALAAAARDAGHSVTLITAPTALQPPDDVTVINVTTSEDMFTAVRSAFPATDCLIMAAAVSDYRPAKTSSTKIKKSDAELTIRLEPTTDILRWAGQNKTTQLIVGFALEDTDLETRAEKKLRDKNADMIIANAPSAISADESALKIKTPNTPWQTLPPAPKQTNAKKIITEIEKLYT
- a CDS encoding helix-turn-helix domain-containing protein → MPNIAEKLKHLRISSGLTQKQVTDRTGIDDSRLSEYENGRSEPRLGILAKLADVYGVTLDSLFSAQIEPELRVLWRNEPQNKRDIQQEFLTYCRQYHQLEMWTNSKVEKKLPYPEISARRFHYQEVADLAAETRSLMGLGNRPGQTLFSILQEVYGVKIFHLDLEDAGIAACTVSEEFGPAIALNCNCPRWRRNHDIAHELFHILTWEHFGHSSEQLVLTDQEEKYATCFAGNLLMPEETVKAAVNKATDDSGKVSFNRLEMIAREFDVTLESLIWRLHYVYNFDLDETKSWIERSKNLVQKRARDKGEKPELFPERYKALAIGALLDGQISIGKFARFMQISRSAAKDYLSNESIDYAEMPVTNF
- the ribD gene encoding bifunctional diaminohydroxyphosphoribosylaminopyrimidine deaminase/5-amino-6-(5-phosphoribosylamino)uracil reductase RibD — protein: MSKHEHNKDEHTTADSRFMRMALDLARNGIGSVEPNPAVGCVLVKHGQVIGRGYHKAFGGPHAEVEALSDADAKKNSVRRATAYVTLEPCCHHGKTPPCTDALIEAGVSRVVVAVRDNAPHVAGNGIKALRSAGVSVTTGVLADEAMALNWWFFHYHMTGRPWVICKWAQSIDGKCAFRDSAAHGQWITNAQSRKDVHKTRRRCQAVLVGVGTVITDDPELTARPALERYPARVVLDSSLRTPLKSKLLRPADNETIIITTEQAAKEKADKLAELEATHAKVAKVTADADGKCDLGAVLKLLGKLGMSQMLVEGGPTVHAAFLKAQLANELNIYIAPKILGRTGTADISKAVTKSADMLRLKDVNTRKLGNDTLVSAICAI
- the ligA gene encoding NAD-dependent DNA ligase LigA, translated to MAEDVKKKIEKLRDEIRHHDRLYYVENSPEISDQEYDKLFHKLQKLEEEQPDLITPDSPTQRVGGEPVEGFDNVRHSVPMLSIDNTYNEGELRNFDKRVAKALETDDYTYVIELKIDGVAMSLRYEDRMLVRGATRGDGVTGDDVTSNVKTIHAIPLKLSDSDDIPDVLEVRGEVYMPKKSFAALNEYRDEQGQPPFANPRNATAGSLKTLDPSVVAKRNLAFFAYSVGETSTELADTHYEALKKLESFGLPVDPRTKRVGNIDDVIDFLQKWADKKTDLDYQIDGMVIKVDSYDQQDRLGATGRAPRWCIAYKFPAERKETTVKSVQTQVGKTGTLTPVAHLEPVHVSGTTVSRASLHNFDEVRRLDVREGDKVLIEKAGEIIPQVVEVTNADRKGRSEKVKPPKECPICGTEVKVIERKRSGSEEDRAAKGEQTHTYVCPNGSCPAKVREEFIHFVGRSQMDIEHLGPKIIDQLLDKRLIENFADIYRLDHFKLGRLDRMGAKSIERLLDSIEESKERPLFRFITALGIPNIGTQNAEILADHFGSIENLMDIKREDLEAIDQIGPVIADSVYDYFHDEGNRKVIRELLDEGVKPKGPKKKSNKLEGKTFVVTGTLSHFKRDDIKRTIKNNGGKASSSVSKNTDYLVAGDNPGSKYDKAQQLGVSVISEGEFAEMADIELD